CCTCCCCGGCCTAACCTCACCGCAAACCAACTCCGGACTTCCTCCCAAAACCCTCGCATCAGAACTCCTAAAAGCCTACTGCAGCCATGACCATCTCTGCTACCCCTTCCTCTCTACAAAATCCCTCTACCGATCTTTAGACGCTGTGTACGAAGAGTCCAGCGCCAAAGATCCCGTCGATGCCTTCTTCGTCGACATGACGCTTGCGATCGGCACGGCGCAGGTGCACAAGTTCAACTGGAACGGGTATATGATGCTGAGACGCATTATAACCGCGCCATGACGAGACTAGCAGATGTACTGGCGAGAGATGGGATTGAGAGGTTGCAGCCGCTGCTGTTGGTGTGTCAGTATAGAATGGGCACGACGTCGAGTAATACTACGACTAGAGTTTGGCATCTCATCGGCGTTGCGGCGAGGACGTGTCTTGAGATGGGCCTTCATCGAGCGGCGACTTATGCGCTTCCGCGCACGTTGGATGATGCGACGAGGaaggtgaaggaggaggagatggagacCAAGAGGAGATGCTTCTGGAGTCTTGTTGCGCTGGATCGCGTGACGAGTCTGGCTCTTGGAAGACCTTTGGCTCTACAGCTTGAAGATATAGACGTTgatcttcctccttcatcaacagcagatCAACTCCCAGAGGATAGCAGTCCCCTCTCATCAGCACCCTACGGAACACCTCAATACCGCGCTGCAACCTCTGTATTCGTGCACATCGTTCGCTACCGTCTCATCTGCGGCAAGATCATAAACGCCCTACACCGCAGCGCGAAACACGTCACATTCTCAAATACAAGCTATGAAGAGATGCGAACAGCTCTAGCGAGGGAGTTACAAGAGTGGCATACAGAAACAGCAAACCTACCCCTCGTTAAGAGCGACACGGCTGCTTCGCCTGCTAGTGGTTCGAGTTTTCGCTCCGAGGAGTGGTATAGGCTTTTGTACCATAACGGTATGCTCATGCTGTTTCGGCCGTCGCCGTGTCTGAACGATGCAGCTGTGAATAGCCTTGCGCTGCAGAATGTTTACGACTCTGCGAGGGAGGCTATAAGCTTATATGCGAGTTTGCACCGATCGCGAAAGTTGAATTACTCGTGGATTACGATGCATGCTGTCTTCTTAGCTGGGTTGTCATACATCTTTGCTCTACGACATCATTTCTCAGGTTCTGAGCCTCAGCGCGCGAGGTTACATACAACACCTACCATCAACCAAGTCGTCAACGACACGAGGGCTTGTTCAAAAGTGTTAGTAGCTGTTTCGGAGAGATGGGATCTTGCGAGAAATTGTTCGGATTTGTTTGATAGACTGAGTGATGCGGTGGTAGCTGATGTCGTGGAGGCGAGTGTTGCGGCGCCGGTGCAGTTTTCGGCGGATCTAGCGGGTATGACTGTTGATAGTACTTTTAGGGATTGTTTTGGGGATTTGCAGAGTTTGGGGCTGGATGAGTTCCATAATGATGCTATTTCGCAGTTGAGTCAGGAGTGGTTTTTTGGATTGGGAGGTGAGAGTCATCCGTATTATTGATAGTGACCGTGTACTTTATCAAGGTACTTCTTTTTATTGAATTTTTCTGCATGATATTAAGTATTCAGTGTCTATATTCTGAATTTAGCTCGAAGTTGGGCTATTCCACCGGTGGTTGAGTGATTCTTGCTCTGCCATCGCCCTCAGGCCAAAGATTGCAGAGGGTGTAAATGCATCCAGCTCTTAGACAATATACGATATGCATATCAATGTTCCCGAATCAAGTTCCcgaataaaataaaaagaaaaaatcTAAGCCTATTGCTTCGGAACGACCTCGCATCATGTTCCATCTCATGTTGAGCAAGTGAATTGACGGACTCGGTCGCCGAAGCCGAAATGCCAGGACCCGTGTAAGTGGATCGCCACTCGGCGCCGCGTCCGCTAATCCACAATCCACCAAATGCAGTCTTATGATAAGTCGTGAGAGACTCTCAACATCCTGAATAATCCGAGATATCACACAATTAAGAATATCTTTATTCCGACGGTCCACTAGTTAAGGAGGTGCGTATCGAGAGCCGCAACCTAAACTCATTCCATCACTCTCTCAGTTCACCATAACTTCCACCTCACTTCAGCTGTACCAACAGTTCATTTACACATATTCATACATTGAGCCTCACATTACATCAAAATGCTGGACAGACCACCAATTCGCATCGGGAACGTCTCCGGCGCAACAGGCGACCATCCCCACGCAATGTCCCGCATGGTCCGCTCCGGCAACGTGCACGTCATAACAGGAGACTGGCTCTCCGAGATGAACATCGCCTGGAACGCAATCACCAAGCAAGAAGTAGACCCCAACCTAGGCTACGAGAATGGCTTCTTCGAGCAACTTGACGAgtgtcttgatgatatcatgCAGCGCGACATTCGTGTTGTGACTAACGCTGGGGCGTTGAACACTGATGCGCTGTATGATAAGGTCAGAGCGCTCTGTGAGAAGAGGGGGTATGGGGATTGTGTTGTTGCGAAGGTGCTGGGGGATGATGTCTCAAATGTTGTTATGGAtagggagaggaggagggaTGTGCAGATTACGCATTTGGATCATCCGGAGCAGACTCTTGACTCTTGGGGGTTTACGCCGTGTTGTGCGACTGCGTATATTGGATGTTGGGGTATTGTCCAAGCGCTTCGCTCGGGTGCTCGTATCGTTATTTGCGGTCGGTGCACTGATGCTTCTCCTGTGATGGGCGCTGCGGCGTGGTATCATGGCTGGCGGGAAGATCAGTATGAGGAATTAGCGGGCTCATTACTCGCTGCTCATCTGATTGAGTGCGGTCCCTATGTCGTTGGTGCGAACTTTTCAGGGTTCAAAGACTTTCTACCTGAACTTGTGGATATTGCATTCCCCATTGCAGAGATTGATCCAAGAGGACGATGTACCATTGGAAGAACAGCAGAAGGTGGAGGAAGAGTCACGAAAGAGACTGTCACCGCACAATTACTCTACGAACTCCAGGGCCACTTATACTTAAACCCCGATGTCGTCGCAGATCTCTCTGGAGTACAAGTCGAACAAGAGTCAGAAAACCGTGTTTCCGTCTCAGGAGTAAAAGGCCTCCCGCCACCCCCAACAGCAAAAGTCATGATCGCCGCAAAAGGCGGCTTCCAAGCCGAAGCAACATTCTACATCAACGGTCTCGACGTCTTCGAGAaagcagccatgatgaagaatcAACTAGCACACATGTTCAAAGACTCAAATTTCAGCCGTCTAAGCATCGAGCTCTACGGCACTCCAGCTGAGAACCCAACATCTCAACAAGCAGGCACTGTATCACTCCGTGTCTTTGCGCAAGCTCGTCGAAAAGAAGACATTGATGCGCCCAAGTTCAAAGTACCGATTTACGCTCTCCGCATGCAGAGTTATCCAGGGTACCATATGAATCTTGATTTTAGGACTATGGTGCCCAAGCCGTTTATGGAGATGTTTCCAGCGCTCATGCCTGTTTCTGCGATTGAGCATCGCATTGAGATGAGTACCGGTGCATCACATCGTATTGAACCACCAGCAAAAACAGCAAAGTATCCTATTGTACGGCCGTCGACGGAAACGCATGGACCGGTTGATATGCTTACTTTCGGACCGACGGAGTGGGCGCCGCTGGGAAGTGTTGTGCATGCGAGATCAGGAGATAAGGGCGATAATTCGAATGTTGGGTTCTTTGTTAGGAATGATGATGAGTATGCTTGgttgaggaacttgttgACTGTTTCGAAGCTGAAGCAGTTGTTTGGGGATGATTGGTTCAAGGGCGATCCGGAGAGGAGGGTCGAGAGGGTTGAGTTCCCTGGTATCAACGCTGTGCACTTGTAAGTCCCCGTTCGATGATATTGAAGCTGAGTTACTGACATGATACAGTCGCGTTTTGGATAACTTGAACGGAGGTATTGCGTCTTCAGATCGTATTGATGGTCTTGGAAAGGGAATTGGCGAGTATTTGAGGAGTCGATACGTTGATGTGCCAAAGGCATTCCTTGAAAGAGGACGAATTTAGAAATGGGCAAAAGTAGATGCTTTAGCTAGAATTCACGGAGGCTTATACAGAATTACTCGAAGCCCGGTGTTCTCATGTGCCCTTCCTATCTCCCCTTCACATATTTCTTAAGTCTAtatcaagtccaaggctTCGCGATTATTCCCCAATGGTGATATTCACCACCACGTCTAGCAAGAGGGTTGATGGTCAGAGCTAGGTCTATCTTATGTCGCAATTGGCGAGAATATCTTGTATAATCTGAAAGGTTGGCCTTGAAACTAGCTGTCAAATCATTCTGAGTGAGCCATTTGAAGCTGCCAACGCATCATTGCTCTCGTATCTAAGAAGACGTTTCGTCCTTAGTTTGGAGTTCGCATGCTCAAACGCTATTGGTCAATTTTGATCACGCAAGTCTCAGTGCTATCTAGAAAAGCACCATCGATACTATTGTTCAATCAGAAATAAGATGTTCTATGTCAACTTGTCACTGTCATGCTCTTTATTGCAGATTACACGCATTTGATCCTAACCTATAGCAAAGCTGCCAATATCTTCAGTGTAGTATCAACCGAGGTTACCAACTCGGTCTCCGCGATAAATAACTCGCCAAGCTCGGAGCATGCATGACAAGGAAATCATTCTTTATTCAGACTGAACTCAAGAGGCGTGTGTCAAGTGAACGTACTGTTGGAAGAACCTCAAATTGCCACAAAGAAAAACCGTAGCACGTACACTTCGTGAGCTCCTGCTCATAGGCTAATCACACGGCAATTGGGAACAACTTGGACTTTACAATATATTCAAGACTGCGAGAGTTCATGTTACACGTACAATCTCCTTCTGCTATTtcaatcatcatcctctgtcttcttctgttctgtcttctcttctttcttttcttccttcgaCGTCGCCGCCAAACCCCTGCCTCTCAGAACGCCTTAAAATCCGCTGTCCCGGGTCGTCAGGTATATATATTCGAGGTATGGTGGGTGTGTCTGTCTTTTTCAGAatgtgtgtgtgtgtgcgTGTTATGTCCAATCGGCTCCCGCTTTACATACGGGAAAGACAAACGAAAAATAAAAATGGTGGTTTCGCATGGTTTGTTTTGGGAGGGGGATATCACAAAAGATGCTTCATTTAAACAGTCTCGAGCTTGTCGAGGATGGCCTTGGTGAACTCGTGGGTGGTGGAGGAGCCGCCCATGTCGGGGGTGCGGACCTTGCTGTAGAATTGTTAGCACTACAATTGTACTTCAATGAATCGTTTAGAACTTACCCCTCAGCGATAACAGCGTAGGTGGCCTTGGAGATGCGGTTAGCATGCTCATCAAGGCCGAGGTGTCGCAGCAGCATGCTGCCGGACAGGAGCATAGCAGTGGGGTTAGCCTGGTCCTTGCCCTTGATGTCAAGACCGACGTGACGGCAACCAGGCTCGAAAACAGCGACCTCACGGCCCATGTTGCAACCAGGGACGATACCAGGGCCACCAACAAGAGCGGCACCAATGTTGGACAGGATACCACCGTAAAGGTTAGGCATGACCATAACATCGAATTGCTGGGGACGAGAGACAGCCTGCATGGAGGCGTTGTCGACAATCATGTCGTTGACCTCGAGGGTAGGGTAGTCCTTGGCGACCTGGTGGAAGGTGCTGCGGAAAAGACCGTCGGCAAGCTTCATGATGTTGGCCTTGTGAATGCAAGTAACCTTGGATCGGCCGTTGGCGAGAGCGAAAGAGAAGGCGAACTTGGCGATACGCTCAGACTTGGCGCGggtgatgatcttgagggACTCGACGACACCGTCGACGCTCTGGTGCTCGAGACCAGAGTACTCACCCTCGGTGTTCTCTCGGATGATGCACAGGTCGACGTCCTTGTGGCGGGTCTCGTAGCCGGGgatgttcttgatcaagCTGATGCTGGCGTAGATATCGAGCTCCTGTCGCATGGCGACGTTGAAACTCTGGTGGCCGGATCGGCTGATGGGAGTGTGAAGGATACCCTTGAGACCGAGCTTGTTGCGCTTAAGAGAAGCGACAGACTCGCGGAAAGCATCCTCAGTTCGGCCGGCGCCCTCGAGACCGGAGACCTCGACCTGCTCCCACTCAACGGGGACGTTGTCGGCCTTGAAGACGGTCTTGACGGACTCGGCAACCTCGGTACCGATACCGTCACCGGGGATGAGGGTGACGGTGTACTTGCCGCCGAACTTGGCGGGCTTGAAGATGTCGGACTGGACGGTGGCGAAGGATCGGGCGAGCTGGGGTTGTTGCTTGGCGACGCCGCGCAGCAGCTGAGAAGAATTGTTAGCAACAGGATCAATTGAGTAGTGAAGGCTGCGTATAATCAATCTGAGCCATTTGCGCGATGTGGTCTTTGTCCCGCAGTAATGTCCCACCACGCAAAACTCCAATTCTCGCTTGTTGTGATGTCgcgatgatgatcatgacATGATGCACATCATCACTGACAGCCACAAAAGGCCCATTGCTCAAAGACATTCCCCCTCATGTAccacaaacaccacaaaagatcatcatgacacagaaacaaaacaaaagCAAAACACCACAAAAAACGTACCTGGGCCGATCGAAGAGATCCTCGAGACAACATGATGACAAGTGGGGGGTATCTAAAAGGTAGAGAGGAGAGCTTTCGTGGGGAGAGATAAAACCGAGGCACCGCACACGaggagagaggaagagaggagaagaagaaaagaggaagaagattgttTTTTTACAAGTTGAGGTTAAAGAAGGGTGCAAGTGCAAATCGCGCAAGCCTGTTTCCGTTCCCGTCGGGTAGCTCTGCAAAGTAACCAGTTGCAAGGTTCCCTTCTGAATTATGGTGTCGCATTGGCCCGAGCCTCTGTAGAATAATTTTTTTTACCACTGCTTTTCTTTCGGCCGCCGCTCGGAAAACGCGATTGTTCCGAGCTTTTATGGGGAGTTTTGTACGGCGCGGCCGCTAGAATTTACTGCTTTTCTGGGTTTAGGCTGGACCGAGCTGTGGACGCAAACGACGTCACGGAAACAGAATTGGGGATCAACAATAACATTCAATTGAGTTGACCCGGTcatatttatatctaattTATCCGGCTAGTTTCTGTCTTTATGTCTATACAGTTGCTCTCATGATATTGAGCTTCCCCTATTCTTTGCAACCCTATCATGATGACCATGACATAACGAGCTCTATTCCCCATGTGGAGCTTTTTCTGCGGGTCAAGCAAATTCTTGGCGAGGTATCAGGTTGCAAGATTTTGGTTGCTACTCGGACTTCGTACTTACGAAACGCTTATAGGTAGAATACTCCGAACCTAGTATCGAGAATAGAAAGCACTTGCTATAGCTTGGCTAACTGTATTTTTTTGCCTC
This genomic stretch from Fusarium oxysporum f. sp. lycopersici 4287 chromosome 2, whole genome shotgun sequence harbors:
- a CDS encoding hypothetical protein (At least one base has a quality score < 10), which translates into the protein MTRLADVLARDGIERLQPLLLVCQYRMGTTSSNTTTRVWHLIGVAARTCLEMGLHRAATYALPRTLDDATRKVKEEEMETKRRCFWSLVALDRVTSLALGRPLALQLEDIDVDLPPSSTADQLPEDSSPLSSAPYGTPQYRAATSVFVHIVRYRLICGKIINALHRSAKHVTFSNTSYEEMRTALARELQEWHTETANLPLVKSDTAASPASGSSFRSEEWYRLLYHNGMLMLFRPSPCLNDAAVNSLALQNVYDSAREAISLYASLHRSRKLNYSWITMHAVFLAGLSYIFALRHHFSGSEPQRARLHTTPTINQVVNDTRACSKVLVAVSERWDLARNCSDLFDRLSDAVVADVVEASVAAPVQFSADLAGMTVDSTFRDCFGDLQSLGLDEFHNDAISQLSQEWFFGLGGESHPYY
- a CDS encoding isocitrate dehydrogenase [NAD] subunit 1, mitochondrial (At least one base has a quality score < 10) → MLSRGSLRSAQLLRGVAKQQPQLARSFATVQSDIFKPAKFGGKYTVTLIPGDGIGTEVAESVKTVFKADNVPVEWEQVEVSGLEGAGRTEDAFRESVASLKRNKLGLKGILHTPISRSGHQSFNVAMRQELDIYASISLIKNIPGYETRHKDVDLCIIRENTEGEYSGLEHQSVDGVVESLKIITRAKSERIAKFAFSFALANGRSKVTCIHKANIMKLADGLFRSTFHQVAKDYPTLEVNDMIVDNASMQAVSRPQQFDVMVMPNLYGGILSNIGAALVGGPGIVPGCNMGREVAVFEPGCRHVGLDIKGKDQANPTAMLLSGSMLLRHLGLDEHANRISKATYAVIAEGKVRTPDMGGSSTTHEFTKAILDKLETV